In Calothrix sp. PCC 7507, one DNA window encodes the following:
- the modA gene encoding molybdate ABC transporter substrate-binding protein: MNRRRILALIGTAVAGLLIATALPSINPSPVTAQSNSTLLVSAAASLKEALDEIKPLYQQSKPTTNINYNFGASGALQQQIEQGAPADIFISAAKRQVDALEEKGLLLGGTRAIIAKNRLVLIVPKDVVGVTSFFNLKDAKIKKIAIGEPRSVPAGQYAEQVLQKLGILSDVKSKLVYANNVRQVLASVESGNADAGLVYVTDAKISNKVKVVVAADEKYHSAIIYPVAVLKSSKNADAAKDFVQFLSSSQAKAVLKKYGFILP, translated from the coding sequence ATGAACAGAAGACGAATTCTGGCCTTGATTGGTACAGCAGTTGCTGGTTTACTAATAGCTACCGCCTTACCAAGCATTAACCCCTCTCCGGTAACAGCGCAGTCAAACTCTACCCTGCTGGTATCCGCAGCGGCCAGCTTGAAAGAAGCACTGGATGAGATTAAGCCTCTTTACCAACAAAGTAAACCAACTACCAACATCAATTATAACTTTGGCGCTTCTGGTGCTTTGCAGCAACAAATTGAGCAGGGCGCACCTGCAGACATCTTTATCTCAGCTGCAAAAAGACAAGTGGACGCTTTGGAAGAAAAAGGGTTGTTGCTAGGGGGGACTCGTGCAATCATTGCCAAGAATCGTTTAGTGTTGATTGTCCCCAAGGATGTTGTAGGTGTCACCAGCTTCTTTAATCTCAAAGATGCCAAAATCAAGAAAATTGCGATCGGTGAACCCAGAAGCGTACCCGCAGGACAATATGCAGAGCAAGTTCTGCAGAAGTTGGGCATTTTGTCAGATGTTAAGTCAAAACTTGTCTACGCTAACAACGTCCGTCAGGTACTTGCATCTGTAGAAAGTGGTAACGCTGATGCAGGTTTAGTTTATGTTACTGATGCCAAAATCTCTAACAAGGTGAAAGTTGTAGTGGCGGCTGATGAAAAATACCACTCGGCAATTATCTATCCGGTAGCAGTGCTTAAAAGCAGTAAAAACGCTGATGCAGCTAAAGATTTTGTCCAGTTTTTATCTAGCAGTCAAGCTAAAGCTGTGTTGAAAAAATATGGCTTTATTTTACCTTAG